A single Desulforegulaceae bacterium DNA region contains:
- the hemW gene encoding radical SAM family heme chaperone HemW, with product MQGFEDCENSRAGIYIHVPFCVKKCSYCDFYSIEEKRFEEYFEAVIKSIDNFALNLPIADSIYFGGGTPSVLPPDYIEKIIQKIKSTFKVADDLEITLELNPGTISKNYFQRLFKTGVNRLNIGVQSFDDENLKLLGRIHSSKKAEETYFMARDSGFFNIGLDLIYALPFQTKENLLTDLSSLVSLNPEHISAYMLTLEKNTKFYSMYEKNEIQMLSEEISADFFLTVLQFLGSNGYKFYEVSNFAKSEKFFSRHNQKHWNFSPYIGFGPSAHSFFKGRRWSEPPSFELWYSNIINSKTKGIFYEEMDLEQQKTEFVFLGLRTSKGIDLVRYKTLFNEDFLFKFDFAIKFFLSEELILISSDFLVLTERGFLFSDYISLKFIENV from the coding sequence ATGCAGGGTTTTGAAGACTGCGAAAATTCAAGGGCCGGAATTTATATTCACGTTCCCTTTTGTGTAAAAAAATGCAGTTATTGTGATTTTTATTCAATTGAGGAAAAAAGATTTGAGGAATACTTTGAGGCAGTTATAAAATCTATTGACAATTTTGCTTTAAACTTACCTATTGCAGATTCTATTTATTTCGGGGGAGGAACTCCTTCTGTTCTTCCTCCGGATTATATTGAAAAAATTATTCAAAAGATCAAATCTACATTTAAAGTTGCAGATGATTTGGAGATAACACTTGAGTTAAACCCTGGAACAATTTCTAAAAATTATTTTCAAAGGCTTTTTAAAACAGGAGTAAACAGGCTGAATATAGGAGTTCAGTCTTTTGATGATGAAAATTTAAAACTTCTTGGAAGAATTCATTCATCTAAAAAGGCTGAAGAAACATATTTTATGGCAAGAGATTCAGGGTTTTTTAATATAGGCCTTGATTTAATTTATGCCCTTCCTTTTCAAACTAAAGAAAATTTATTAACCGATTTAAGTTCTTTGGTTTCTTTGAATCCTGAGCATATTTCTGCCTATATGCTGACTTTAGAAAAAAATACAAAATTTTATTCAATGTATGAAAAAAACGAAATTCAAATGCTTTCAGAAGAAATTTCAGCTGATTTTTTTTTGACAGTTCTTCAATTTCTTGGTTCAAATGGCTATAAGTTTTATGAAGTTTCAAATTTTGCCAAAAGTGAAAAGTTTTTTTCAAGGCATAATCAAAAACATTGGAATTTTAGTCCTTATATTGGTTTTGGACCTTCAGCCCATTCTTTTTTTAAGGGAAGGCGATGGAGTGAACCCCCATCTTTTGAACTTTGGTATTCAAATATAATAAATTCAAAAACAAAGGGGATCTTTTATGAAGAAATGGATCTGGAGCAACAAAAAACCGAGTTTGTTTTTCTTGGACTTAGAACTTCAAAAGGAATTGATTTGGTAAGATATAAAACTTTGTTTAATGAAGATTTTTTATTTAAGTTTGATTTTGCAATAAAATTCTTTTTATCAGAAGAACTGATTTTAATTTCCAGTGATTTTCTTGTTTTAACTGAAAGGGGATTTCTTTTTTCTGATTATATAAGTCTTAAGTTTATTGAAAATGTTTAA
- a CDS encoding radical SAM protein translates to MKNIEKYSGFEQGPIRPPSEAMSLLIRVTRNCPWNKCRFCPVYKGAKFSRRPIEHVLKDIDTVAEIIQKLDSLTQGSAITREMVQKAGQNLEEKDYDALYAALNWMSGGRESVFLQDANSLIVKPDDLVIILDRIMAKFPYVKRITSYARSTTIAKISDEDLKRFKDAGLNRIHIGMESGSDNVLKMIEKGADKKTHVIAGQKVKKSGISLSEYVMPGLGGKKYSKEHALETADALNQIIPDFIRVRTLAIPNQTPLFKDLEEKKFEKLTDLECAEELKLFIENLNPMDSNIVSDHVLNLFEDIKGKLSEDKDEMLSKIDKFLSLSDYDKMVYQIGRRTGLFRGVMDMTDKSRYERAAETATKFKMTPENADFVIAELMKRFI, encoded by the coding sequence ATGAAAAATATAGAAAAATATTCAGGTTTTGAACAAGGACCAATAAGGCCCCCAAGTGAAGCAATGTCTCTTCTGATACGGGTAACTAGAAATTGTCCCTGGAACAAATGCAGGTTTTGTCCTGTTTACAAAGGGGCAAAGTTTTCAAGGAGACCCATAGAGCATGTTTTAAAAGATATTGATACGGTGGCTGAAATAATTCAAAAACTAGATTCTTTAACACAAGGTTCTGCAATAACAAGAGAGATGGTGCAAAAGGCGGGGCAAAATCTAGAGGAAAAGGACTATGATGCCCTTTATGCGGCTCTTAACTGGATGTCAGGGGGCAGGGAATCTGTTTTTCTTCAGGATGCTAATTCATTGATAGTAAAACCAGATGATCTTGTTATTATCCTTGATAGAATAATGGCTAAATTCCCATATGTTAAAAGAATAACAAGCTATGCAAGGTCTACTACAATAGCCAAAATTTCTGATGAAGATTTAAAAAGATTTAAGGATGCCGGACTTAACAGAATTCATATAGGAATGGAGTCTGGTTCTGATAATGTTCTTAAAATGATAGAAAAAGGAGCTGACAAAAAGACCCATGTAATTGCAGGTCAAAAAGTTAAAAAAAGTGGAATTTCCCTTTCCGAATATGTAATGCCCGGACTTGGAGGGAAAAAATATTCAAAAGAGCATGCCCTTGAAACAGCTGATGCTTTAAATCAGATAATTCCTGATTTTATAAGGGTAAGAACCCTTGCCATTCCAAACCAAACTCCTCTTTTCAAAGATTTGGAGGAAAAAAAGTTTGAAAAACTTACTGACCTTGAATGTGCTGAAGAATTGAAACTTTTTATAGAAAATTTAAATCCTATGGATTCAAATATTGTAAGCGACCATGTTTTAAATCTTTTTGAGGATATAAAGGGGAAGCTGTCTGAAGATAAAGATGAAATGCTTTCAAAAATAGATAAATTTTTAAGTCTAAGCGATTATGATAAAATGGTTTATCAGATAGGAAGACGAACCGGGCTTTTCAGGGGTGTGATGGATATGACTGACAAATCAAGATATGAAAGAGCCGCAGAAACTGCTACAAAATTTAAAATGACACCTGAAAATGCTGATTTTGTAATTGCAGAACTTATGAAACGATTTATCTGA
- the mltG gene encoding endolytic transglycosylase MltG gives MIQKFKFFLKIGSLLILTTFLLVALIFFYQIKTFSKTPGSISEDQEIIITINKGDSLNKVISILEQNQLISSSLKFKIYAKFNKKDKKTQVGEYSFKKTMTPEEILNSLSSGAIKLRKTTIPEGYTIAQIAKELEDNKICKKDEFVKLSNDNKLLKQFGIKGPSFEGYLFPETYFFAKNTKAETVIKTMIGNFFKIYSTKFSKRAKELGMSDHEIIILASIIEKETGSKDERTIVSSVFHNRLKKQMRLETDPSVIYGIKDFDGNITRADLREPTPYNTYIIKGLPPGPIANPGLKSIEAALYPADTEFLFFVSKKDGTHYFSKTYKEHKKAVEKFQLGR, from the coding sequence ATGATTCAAAAATTCAAATTTTTTTTAAAAATAGGTTCACTGCTTATATTAACCACTTTTTTGCTGGTTGCACTTATTTTCTTTTATCAGATTAAAACCTTTTCAAAAACTCCAGGTTCAATTTCTGAAGATCAAGAAATCATAATCACCATAAACAAAGGCGACAGCCTTAACAAAGTAATTAGTATTCTTGAACAAAATCAATTAATTTCAAGTTCACTAAAATTTAAAATTTATGCAAAATTTAATAAAAAAGATAAAAAAACCCAGGTGGGAGAGTATTCATTTAAAAAAACCATGACCCCGGAAGAAATTTTAAATTCTTTGTCATCAGGAGCTATAAAGCTAAGAAAAACAACCATTCCCGAAGGTTATACCATAGCCCAGATTGCAAAAGAGCTTGAAGATAACAAAATATGCAAAAAAGACGAGTTTGTAAAACTTTCTAATGACAATAAGCTCCTCAAACAATTTGGAATAAAAGGCCCAAGTTTTGAAGGATATCTTTTTCCAGAAACCTATTTTTTTGCAAAAAACACAAAGGCTGAAACTGTTATAAAAACAATGATTGGAAATTTTTTTAAAATTTATTCCACCAAGTTTTCAAAACGAGCCAAAGAACTTGGAATGAGCGATCATGAAATTATAATCCTTGCATCTATAATAGAAAAAGAAACAGGAAGCAAAGATGAGCGGACAATTGTTTCCTCAGTCTTCCATAACAGACTAAAAAAACAAATGAGGCTGGAAACAGATCCAAGCGTAATTTACGGAATAAAAGATTTTGACGGTAATATCACAAGGGCAGATCTAAGAGAACCAACTCCTTACAACACATATATAATTAAAGGTCTTCCTCCAGGACCAATAGCCAATCCAGGATTAAAATCCATAGAAGCAGCTCTTTATCCAGCAGACACAGAGTTTTTATTTTTTGTTTCAAAAAAAGATGGCACTCATTATTTTTCAAAAACATATAAAGAGCATAAAAAAGCTGTTGAAAAATTTCAGCTTGGGAGATAA
- a CDS encoding glycoside hydrolase family 3 N-terminal domain-containing protein, which yields MSFNLENYSEEFLAGQKIITGLKSDNLDFETKKFFLKLKPGGIILFKRNIKNPSQLKSLISDILELFEIKKIPKPFISIDQEGGMVARLKEPEFKEFPSIETITDTNKAKEHGYEMSEFLKEFNINMNMAPVLDISDLNPLSIMKKRAFKGSPQKVSELGVTMIKAYMEKGVIPVGKHFPGIGNTTLDSHEVLPEYDKNYEFMKKNDILPFEKAVKSGVPALMFSHILYKKIDNLWPASLSEKISKNILRKSLGFEGIAMTDDLDMNAVKLDFETCAKQIIKADIDIALICNSFDKTEKIHSIFRKKLLDGNQEILKTIQRIFKIKNLFLT from the coding sequence ATGAGCTTTAATTTAGAAAATTATTCTGAAGAGTTTTTAGCAGGACAAAAAATAATCACAGGTTTAAAATCAGACAACCTTGATTTTGAAACAAAAAAATTTTTTTTAAAATTAAAGCCCGGCGGAATAATTCTTTTTAAAAGGAACATAAAAAACCCTTCCCAACTTAAAAGTTTAATTTCAGATATTTTAGAGCTTTTTGAAATTAAAAAAATACCAAAGCCTTTTATTTCAATTGATCAGGAAGGGGGAATGGTTGCAAGACTTAAAGAGCCTGAGTTTAAAGAATTTCCTTCAATAGAAACAATAACTGACACAAATAAAGCAAAAGAACACGGCTATGAAATGTCAGAATTTTTAAAAGAGTTTAATATAAATATGAATATGGCTCCTGTTTTAGATATTTCAGATCTCAACCCTTTAAGCATAATGAAAAAAAGGGCTTTTAAAGGAAGTCCGCAAAAAGTGTCAGAGCTTGGAGTTACAATGATAAAAGCATATATGGAAAAAGGAGTGATTCCGGTTGGAAAGCACTTTCCTGGAATTGGCAATACAACCCTTGACTCCCATGAAGTTTTACCTGAATATGACAAAAACTATGAATTCATGAAAAAAAACGATATTTTACCATTTGAAAAGGCTGTAAAATCAGGAGTTCCAGCCCTTATGTTTTCTCATATTCTCTACAAAAAAATTGACAACTTATGGCCTGCCAGTCTTTCAGAAAAAATATCTAAAAATATCTTAAGAAAAAGTCTTGGTTTTGAAGGTATAGCCATGACTGATGACCTTGATATGAATGCTGTAAAATTAGATTTTGAAACTTGTGCTAAACAAATAATCAAAGCTGATATTGATATTGCCCTTATTTGCAACAGCTTTGACAAAACAGAAAAAATTCATTCAATATTTAGGAAAAAACTTTTGGATGGGAACCAGGAGATCTTAAAAACAATCCAAAGGATATTTAAAATCAAAAACCTTTTTTTAACTTAA
- the tsaD gene encoding tRNA (adenosine(37)-N6)-threonylcarbamoyltransferase complex transferase subunit TsaD, with translation MLVLGIESSCDETAASVVLNGKKVLSSIISSQIDDHSLYGGVVPEIASRKHLEAVSDVVFNALDQAGVKSEDLYGVAATQGPGLIGSLLVGFCFAKGFAFASNLKFTGVDHLHGHLMSVFLEEKAPNFPYVALLASGGHTSLYFVEDHLSYEIIGSTRDDAAGEAYDKVSKMLGLGYPGGKIIDEISKNGDPGKYPFPRAWLEKGSFDFSFSGLKSAVRRLIDSIPQDKIEKEIPHIAAGFQDSVKDVLVKKSIMAMEKYKCGDFALCGGVAANSGLRAELGKRLPKKGFRLFLPSVSLCGDNGSMIGCAGYYKFMKNKLASFDEEVYPRALFKLKKGF, from the coding sequence ATGCTTGTTCTAGGGATTGAATCCTCTTGTGATGAAACTGCTGCTTCTGTTGTTTTAAACGGAAAAAAAGTCCTTTCTTCCATAATATCTTCTCAAATAGATGACCATTCTCTTTATGGAGGGGTGGTTCCCGAAATTGCCTCAAGAAAGCATCTTGAGGCAGTTTCAGATGTGGTTTTCAATGCCTTGGATCAGGCCGGAGTTAAATCTGAAGATCTTTATGGGGTGGCTGCAACTCAAGGGCCCGGACTTATCGGTTCTCTTCTTGTGGGTTTTTGTTTTGCAAAAGGATTTGCATTTGCATCAAATCTTAAATTTACAGGAGTTGATCACCTCCATGGCCATTTAATGTCTGTTTTTCTTGAAGAAAAAGCTCCAAACTTTCCATATGTAGCTCTTCTTGCATCGGGAGGGCACACTTCCCTTTATTTTGTAGAAGATCATCTTTCCTATGAAATAATTGGAAGTACAAGGGATGATGCTGCAGGAGAAGCCTATGACAAAGTTTCAAAAATGCTTGGGCTTGGTTACCCTGGAGGAAAAATCATAGATGAAATTTCAAAAAACGGAGATCCTGGAAAATATCCATTCCCCAGGGCCTGGCTTGAAAAAGGCAGTTTTGATTTTAGTTTCAGTGGGCTTAAAAGTGCAGTGAGACGGCTTATTGATTCAATTCCTCAAGATAAAATTGAAAAGGAAATTCCCCATATTGCAGCCGGATTTCAGGACTCAGTAAAAGATGTTCTTGTAAAAAAAAGCATAATGGCGATGGAAAAATATAAATGCGGGGATTTTGCCCTTTGCGGTGGAGTTGCTGCAAATTCAGGACTTAGAGCTGAACTTGGAAAAAGACTTCCCAAAAAAGGTTTCAGACTTTTCCTTCCCTCTGTTTCACTTTGCGGAGACAATGGTTCAATGATTGGTTGTGCAGGTTATTATAAATTTATGAAGAACAAACTCGCAAGTTTTGATGAAGAGGTTTATCCAAGGGCTCTTTTTAAGTTAAAAAAAGGTTTTTGA
- the purM gene encoding phosphoribosylformylglycinamidine cyclo-ligase produces MTEKGLTYADAGVDIDKANRFVKKIKDLVAKTPRTGVMGNIGGFGGLYSPNLSNMKSPVLVSSTDGVGTKLKIAQMSNIHNTIGIDLVAMCVNDIIVQGAKPLFFLDYLATGKLDEDVAVSIVEGISNGCIEAECSLIGGETAEMPGLYKEGDYDLAGFSVGIVDDHKIVDGSGIRVGHKIIGIASSGIHSNGYSLVRKVCFDHLKLKLDDYVEDLGCTLCEELIKPTRIYVKTIMSLLREINVYGLSHITGGGFEDNISRILPSACKAVLDKDSWERQPIFHFLQQAGKIDEMEMLKTFNCGIGMALIADETSAQDIVHRLSAENDKAFIIGEIFNRDNDEAQVQWKK; encoded by the coding sequence ATGACAGAAAAAGGGCTTACTTACGCTGATGCAGGTGTTGATATTGACAAGGCAAACAGGTTTGTTAAAAAAATTAAGGATCTGGTGGCTAAAACACCGAGAACCGGAGTAATGGGTAATATAGGTGGATTTGGAGGGCTTTATTCGCCTAATCTTTCAAATATGAAAAGTCCTGTTCTGGTAAGTTCTACAGACGGAGTAGGTACAAAACTTAAAATTGCGCAGATGAGCAATATTCACAATACTATAGGCATTGATCTTGTTGCCATGTGTGTGAACGACATCATTGTTCAGGGAGCCAAGCCTCTTTTTTTCCTAGACTATCTTGCCACAGGAAAACTTGATGAAGATGTTGCAGTAAGCATAGTTGAAGGTATTTCCAATGGGTGCATTGAGGCTGAATGCTCTCTTATAGGCGGAGAAACAGCAGAAATGCCCGGTCTTTATAAAGAAGGAGACTACGATCTTGCAGGTTTTTCAGTTGGAATAGTTGATGATCATAAAATAGTTGACGGTTCTGGAATCAGGGTAGGCCATAAAATCATAGGCATTGCTTCCTCGGGAATCCATAGTAATGGATATTCTCTTGTAAGAAAGGTTTGTTTTGATCATTTAAAACTCAAGCTTGATGATTATGTGGAAGATCTTGGCTGTACTCTTTGTGAAGAGCTGATTAAGCCTACAAGAATTTATGTTAAAACCATAATGTCTCTTTTAAGAGAAATCAATGTTTATGGTCTTTCCCATATTACCGGAGGAGGTTTTGAAGATAATATTTCCAGAATTCTTCCAAGTGCATGCAAAGCAGTTCTTGACAAAGATTCCTGGGAAAGGCAGCCGATTTTTCATTTTCTTCAGCAAGCAGGTAAAATTGATGAAATGGAGATGCTTAAAACATTTAACTGCGGAATTGGAATGGCTCTTATTGCGGACGAAACAAGTGCTCAAGATATTGTTCACAGGCTGAGTGCAGAAAACGACAAGGCTTTTATCATAGGAGAAATTTTTAATAGAGATAATGATGAAGCCCAGGTTCAATGGAAAAAATAA
- a CDS encoding homoserine dehydrogenase — protein MKRICLGLLGCGTVGKGVVNLLEENASLLESKLGCSLFLKKIADLNLNEIKDILPKGTEFTDNPFEVTDDKEIDIVIELIGGTDIAQELIIRSINNKKNVITANKNLLAVNGSRIFEEASKNGVEIGFEASTGGAMPVIKTMRESLCGNKILETAGILNGTCNYILSKITNENISFETALYQAQKNGFAEKDPSLDINGDDTAHKLSIISSIAYGTKINFSDIYIEGITGISAEDIENARDFGYRIKLMAISKNHGDSFEARVHPTMIPYNHLLAKIDGALNAISIHGDASGEIILSGAGAGMMPTASAVVSDICDLARNISSGISSRIPSLSFMPEKLKEIPIVKISEITCKYYMRLTAKDSPGVLSKVSGILGDFGISIKSVHQKGRDENTIGVPIVMITHKAKESDIQKAVKGVGNLDDILEKPVIIRIEDEF, from the coding sequence ATGAAAAGAATCTGTCTTGGACTATTAGGATGCGGAACAGTAGGTAAAGGTGTGGTAAATCTCCTTGAAGAAAACGCATCTTTGCTTGAGTCAAAACTTGGTTGCAGCCTTTTTTTAAAAAAAATTGCAGATCTAAATTTAAACGAGATCAAAGATATTCTACCCAAAGGAACAGAATTTACAGACAATCCTTTTGAGGTAACTGACGATAAAGAAATTGATATTGTAATTGAGCTTATAGGCGGAACAGACATAGCCCAGGAACTGATAATTCGTTCAATAAATAATAAAAAAAATGTTATTACTGCAAACAAAAACCTTCTTGCAGTCAATGGTTCCAGAATTTTTGAAGAAGCTTCAAAAAACGGTGTTGAAATAGGTTTTGAAGCAAGTACAGGCGGCGCAATGCCTGTTATCAAAACCATGAGAGAATCTTTGTGCGGAAACAAAATACTTGAAACCGCTGGAATATTAAACGGAACCTGTAATTATATCCTTTCAAAAATAACAAACGAAAACATCAGTTTTGAAACAGCTCTTTATCAGGCACAAAAAAATGGGTTCGCAGAAAAAGACCCTTCCCTTGATATTAACGGAGATGATACAGCCCATAAGCTTTCAATAATTTCATCAATTGCCTATGGAACCAAAATAAATTTTTCTGATATTTATATTGAAGGCATTACTGGAATTTCCGCTGAAGATATAGAAAATGCAAGAGACTTTGGGTATAGAATCAAACTGATGGCAATCTCAAAAAATCATGGGGACAGCTTTGAGGCAAGGGTTCACCCAACAATGATACCCTATAATCATCTTCTTGCAAAAATTGACGGTGCTCTAAACGCCATAAGCATTCACGGTGATGCTTCAGGTGAAATCATTTTAAGCGGAGCAGGTGCTGGAATGATGCCCACTGCAAGTGCTGTTGTTTCAGATATTTGTGATCTAGCCAGAAATATAAGTTCAGGAATTTCCTCTAGAATACCTTCCCTTTCATTTATGCCGGAAAAGCTTAAGGAAATTCCTATTGTAAAAATTTCAGAAATAACCTGTAAATATTATATGAGACTTACAGCCAAAGACTCTCCTGGAGTATTGTCCAAAGTTTCAGGAATTTTGGGAGATTTTGGAATAAGCATAAAAAGCGTTCACCAAAAAGGAAGAGATGAAAACACAATAGGCGTTCCCATTGTTATGATAACCCACAAGGCAAAGGAATCAGATATTCAAAAAGCAGTAAAAGGAGTAGGAAATCTAGATGATATTCTTGAAAAGCCTGTTATCATAAGAATTGAAGATGAATTCTAA
- the thrH gene encoding bifunctional phosphoserine phosphatase/homoserine phosphotransferase ThrH has translation MKLVCSDLEGVFVPEIWINVAEKTGIKDLRLTTRDISDYDELMAYRLKILDREGLKLSDIKDVITTIEPLPGAKETIKWIKERTQFIVLSDTFEEFAKPLMEKLNYPTLFCHSLKIDKTGKITDYILRQNDQKTKAVNAFKSLNYEVFSFGDSFNDTGMLQASDSSCFYNPPEKVIKEFPKIPVAKDYEELKKFITAFLD, from the coding sequence ATGAAACTTGTTTGTTCTGATCTTGAAGGAGTTTTTGTACCAGAAATCTGGATCAATGTTGCAGAAAAGACAGGGATTAAAGATTTAAGGCTTACAACAAGAGATATTTCAGACTACGACGAACTAATGGCCTACAGACTAAAGATTTTAGACAGAGAAGGCCTCAAACTCAGTGACATTAAAGATGTAATTACAACAATAGAACCCCTTCCCGGTGCAAAGGAGACAATAAAGTGGATAAAAGAAAGAACTCAATTTATTGTTCTTTCTGATACATTCGAGGAGTTTGCCAAGCCTTTAATGGAAAAGCTCAATTACCCCACCCTCTTTTGCCACAGTCTTAAAATAGACAAAACAGGAAAAATAACTGACTATATTTTAAGGCAAAATGACCAAAAAACAAAAGCTGTAAACGCATTTAAAAGTCTTAATTATGAAGTTTTTTCATTTGGAGATTCATTCAATGATACAGGGATGCTCCAAGCTTCTGATTCATCATGCTTTTACAACCCTCCTGAAAAAGTTATAAAAGAATTTCCAAAAATTCCTGTTGCAAAAGATTATGAAGAATTAAAAAAATTTATAACAGCTTTCCTGGATTAA
- a CDS encoding DUF167 domain-containing protein has product MDELPLKIKDDNFIINLHVQPKASRNEASGIYNNAFKVKIKAPPVDGAANKECIKFLSKSLKIPKTSISIVSGETGRNKKLSINKPKNQTIKEFKEKILAFLK; this is encoded by the coding sequence ATGGACGAACTTCCGTTAAAAATTAAAGACGATAACTTTATAATCAACCTTCATGTCCAGCCCAAAGCTTCAAGAAACGAGGCCTCGGGCATTTACAACAATGCTTTTAAAGTAAAAATAAAAGCACCTCCTGTTGACGGAGCAGCTAATAAGGAATGCATTAAATTTTTATCCAAATCCTTAAAAATCCCTAAAACTTCTATTTCAATTGTTTCAGGAGAAACAGGGAGGAATAAAAAATTGTCAATAAACAAACCAAAAAATCAAACAATTAAAGAGTTTAAAGAAAAGATACTCGCTTTTTTAAAATAG
- a CDS encoding UPF0280 family protein: MNNPYSNRNSYRKLISKKHFFSFQISIEETDIHIQVPKNGLEKKAEEIIIETRKVIKDYIKKHPDFKTTLLPYPEDPISHPVIQKMINAGKKTNTGPMASVAGAVCQETGYYLLNFCDEFIIENGGDVFFKTKNEFISAVYSGKNSPFSNKLGLKLSSSSALSICTSSGTLGHSLNFGKADSVTIASKDAYLADGYATALSNMVKTDEDIKAVIELAMSKKEIEAIVIIKDNKTGAAGKIELVRI, from the coding sequence ATGAACAATCCTTATTCCAACCGAAATTCCTACAGAAAGCTTATAAGCAAAAAACATTTTTTTTCTTTTCAAATTTCAATAGAAGAAACAGATATCCATATCCAAGTTCCAAAAAACGGCCTTGAAAAAAAAGCTGAAGAAATAATAATTGAAACAAGAAAAGTTATAAAAGACTATATAAAAAAACATCCAGATTTCAAAACAACCCTTTTGCCCTATCCTGAAGATCCAATCAGTCACCCTGTAATACAAAAAATGATTAATGCCGGAAAAAAAACAAACACAGGCCCAATGGCATCAGTTGCCGGAGCTGTTTGTCAGGAAACAGGCTATTATCTTTTAAATTTTTGCGATGAATTTATAATTGAAAACGGGGGAGATGTGTTTTTCAAAACAAAAAATGAATTTATTTCTGCAGTTTATTCAGGTAAAAACTCTCCTTTTTCCAATAAACTAGGACTAAAACTTTCTTCAAGCTCTGCTTTGTCTATTTGCACGTCATCTGGAACCCTTGGCCACTCTTTAAATTTCGGCAAAGCTGATTCTGTTACCATTGCATCAAAAGATGCATATCTTGCAGATGGTTATGCAACAGCCTTATCCAATATGGTTAAAACCGATGAAGATATTAAAGCAGTCATTGAGCTGGCCATGTCAAAAAAAGAAATTGAAGCAATAGTGATAATAAAAGATAATAAAACTGGGGCTGCAGGAAAGATTGAACTGGTTAGAATTTAA
- a CDS encoding LapA family protein: MKKFKITAGLVFLALILLAGWQNQEYFILKNGLDLNFYFKKFSIPQTANGLYWIICFVTGFLLSYFSSLAFRFKAQRKIKMQNQTIENYRETVLELKNEVDKIRATDSLNPDNKSFEENIKKEEQKEKSNEVQGPFNEEKNE; this comes from the coding sequence ATGAAAAAATTTAAAATCACAGCAGGATTAGTTTTCCTGGCTTTAATACTTCTAGCCGGATGGCAGAACCAAGAATATTTTATTTTAAAAAACGGGCTAGATTTAAATTTCTATTTTAAAAAATTCAGCATTCCTCAAACTGCAAATGGGTTATACTGGATTATATGTTTTGTAACCGGATTTCTTTTATCATATTTTTCAAGCCTTGCATTCAGATTTAAAGCACAAAGAAAAATTAAAATGCAAAATCAAACCATAGAAAATTACAGGGAAACAGTGCTGGAGCTTAAAAATGAAGTTGATAAAATCAGAGCAACCGATTCTTTAAACCCGGACAACAAATCTTTTGAAGAAAATATAAAGAAAGAAGAGCAAAAGGAAAAGAGCAATGAAGTTCAAGGCCCTTTCAATGAAGAAAAAAACGAATAA